From one Triticum aestivum cultivar Chinese Spring chromosome 4B, IWGSC CS RefSeq v2.1, whole genome shotgun sequence genomic stretch:
- the LOC123093670 gene encoding uncharacterized protein isoform X1, whose translation MKIDTKKGLFRDMVRKIFNVPSGSRPVELLRRNEPHMLREPYQVGSRAPMKRCIQVLKNADVDDVVTINRSWVLLCIALVLSPGTGNMVPLEYIASLVDMDKIDDFAWDEHFLATALKEVKKYQRKREEGRSGFWIGGCLPMFAIIYMDFVDVPRSLVSQHRINYSLPRACFVCNNDFKLVEEIDKNKLSLDKIEFGKQNVRAHFYCKQIPEHLIPIYEKHKKLHAVEVKNVLLSFGQVIQSVFCKRVASILVEANSTTTSTKEQIFEDVTFHAPAGNASSAANVGAVDQTSVPPNTSPAPHMSVVAQQPGDDREVAGDPDSNQSGNYQDIGLDKR comes from the exons ATGAAAATCGACACCAAAAAGGGCCTGTTTAG AGACATGGTGCGCAAAATTTTCAATGTTCCTTCTGGGTCAAGGCCAGTGGAGCTGTTGAGGAGGAATGAGCCACACATGTTGCGTGAACCCTATCAAGTAGGGTCAAGGGCTCCAATGAAGCGGTGTATTCAAGTGCTCAAGAATGCAGATGTTGATGATGTTGTTACAATAAACAGGTCATGGGTTTTATTATGCATCGCTCTTGTGCTATCTCCTGGGACTGGCAACATGGTACCCCTAGAGTATATTGCGAGCTTGGTGGACATGGACAAGATCGATGATTTCGCATGGGATGAGCACTTCTTGGCTACTGCGTTGAAGGAGGTTAAGAAGTACCAACGGAAGAGGGAGGAAGGGAGGAGTGGCTTTTGGATCGGCGGTTGTCTGCCAATGTTTGCG ATAATTTATATGGACTTTGTTGATGTGCCTCGGTCGTTGGTTTCTCAGCATAGGATTAACTACTCTCTCCCAAGGGCATGCTTCGTATGCAACAACGATTTCAAGTTGGTAGAAGAAATTGACAAGAACAAGCTCAGCCTCGATAAGATTGAATTTGGAAAACAGAATGTAAGAGCTCATTTTTATTGTAAGCAGATTCCAGAGCACTTGATACCAATATATGAGAAGCACAAAAAGTTGCACGCAGTAGAAGTGAAGAATGTTCTCTTGTCGTTCGGTCAGGTTATCCAGTCAGTGTTCTGTAAGCGTGTAGCATCTATCTTGGTTGAAGCAAACTCCACCACAACAAGCACCAAGGAGCAGATCTTCGAGGACGTTACATTTCATGCTCCAGCAGGCAATGCAAGCAGTGCAGCCAACGTAGGAGCTGTAGATCAAACCAGCGTTCCCCCCAATACTAGCCCTGCTCCACACATGAGTGTTGTAGCACAACAACCTGGGGATGACAGGGAAGTTGCAGGTGATCCCGATAGCAACCAGAGTGGCAATTATCAGGACATTGGTTTGGATAAAAGGTAG
- the LOC123093670 gene encoding uncharacterized protein isoform X3: protein MKIDTKKGLFRSWVLLCIALVLSPGTGNMVPLEYIASLVDMDKIDDFAWDEHFLATALKEVKKYQRKREEGRSGFWIGGCLPMFAIIYMDFVDVPRSLVSQHRINYSLPRACFVCNNDFKLVEEIDKNKLSLDKIEFGKQNVRAHFYCKQIPEHLIPIYEKHKKLHAVEVKNVLLSFGQVIQSVFCKRVASILVEANSTTTSTKEQIFEDVTFHAPAGNASSAANVGAVDQTSVPPNTSPAPHMSVVAQQPGDDREVAGDPDSNQSGNYQDIGLDKR, encoded by the exons ATGAAAATCGACACCAAAAAGGGCCTGTTTAG GTCATGGGTTTTATTATGCATCGCTCTTGTGCTATCTCCTGGGACTGGCAACATGGTACCCCTAGAGTATATTGCGAGCTTGGTGGACATGGACAAGATCGATGATTTCGCATGGGATGAGCACTTCTTGGCTACTGCGTTGAAGGAGGTTAAGAAGTACCAACGGAAGAGGGAGGAAGGGAGGAGTGGCTTTTGGATCGGCGGTTGTCTGCCAATGTTTGCG ATAATTTATATGGACTTTGTTGATGTGCCTCGGTCGTTGGTTTCTCAGCATAGGATTAACTACTCTCTCCCAAGGGCATGCTTCGTATGCAACAACGATTTCAAGTTGGTAGAAGAAATTGACAAGAACAAGCTCAGCCTCGATAAGATTGAATTTGGAAAACAGAATGTAAGAGCTCATTTTTATTGTAAGCAGATTCCAGAGCACTTGATACCAATATATGAGAAGCACAAAAAGTTGCACGCAGTAGAAGTGAAGAATGTTCTCTTGTCGTTCGGTCAGGTTATCCAGTCAGTGTTCTGTAAGCGTGTAGCATCTATCTTGGTTGAAGCAAACTCCACCACAACAAGCACCAAGGAGCAGATCTTCGAGGACGTTACATTTCATGCTCCAGCAGGCAATGCAAGCAGTGCAGCCAACGTAGGAGCTGTAGATCAAACCAGCGTTCCCCCCAATACTAGCCCTGCTCCACACATGAGTGTTGTAGCACAACAACCTGGGGATGACAGGGAAGTTGCAGGTGATCCCGATAGCAACCAGAGTGGCAATTATCAGGACATTGGTTTGGATAAAAGGTAG
- the LOC123093670 gene encoding uncharacterized protein isoform X2, whose amino-acid sequence MVRKIFNVPSGSRPVELLRRNEPHMLREPYQVGSRAPMKRCIQVLKNADVDDVVTINRSWVLLCIALVLSPGTGNMVPLEYIASLVDMDKIDDFAWDEHFLATALKEVKKYQRKREEGRSGFWIGGCLPMFAIIYMDFVDVPRSLVSQHRINYSLPRACFVCNNDFKLVEEIDKNKLSLDKIEFGKQNVRAHFYCKQIPEHLIPIYEKHKKLHAVEVKNVLLSFGQVIQSVFCKRVASILVEANSTTTSTKEQIFEDVTFHAPAGNASSAANVGAVDQTSVPPNTSPAPHMSVVAQQPGDDREVAGDPDSNQSGNYQDIGLDKR is encoded by the exons ATGGTGCGCAAAATTTTCAATGTTCCTTCTGGGTCAAGGCCAGTGGAGCTGTTGAGGAGGAATGAGCCACACATGTTGCGTGAACCCTATCAAGTAGGGTCAAGGGCTCCAATGAAGCGGTGTATTCAAGTGCTCAAGAATGCAGATGTTGATGATGTTGTTACAATAAACAGGTCATGGGTTTTATTATGCATCGCTCTTGTGCTATCTCCTGGGACTGGCAACATGGTACCCCTAGAGTATATTGCGAGCTTGGTGGACATGGACAAGATCGATGATTTCGCATGGGATGAGCACTTCTTGGCTACTGCGTTGAAGGAGGTTAAGAAGTACCAACGGAAGAGGGAGGAAGGGAGGAGTGGCTTTTGGATCGGCGGTTGTCTGCCAATGTTTGCG ATAATTTATATGGACTTTGTTGATGTGCCTCGGTCGTTGGTTTCTCAGCATAGGATTAACTACTCTCTCCCAAGGGCATGCTTCGTATGCAACAACGATTTCAAGTTGGTAGAAGAAATTGACAAGAACAAGCTCAGCCTCGATAAGATTGAATTTGGAAAACAGAATGTAAGAGCTCATTTTTATTGTAAGCAGATTCCAGAGCACTTGATACCAATATATGAGAAGCACAAAAAGTTGCACGCAGTAGAAGTGAAGAATGTTCTCTTGTCGTTCGGTCAGGTTATCCAGTCAGTGTTCTGTAAGCGTGTAGCATCTATCTTGGTTGAAGCAAACTCCACCACAACAAGCACCAAGGAGCAGATCTTCGAGGACGTTACATTTCATGCTCCAGCAGGCAATGCAAGCAGTGCAGCCAACGTAGGAGCTGTAGATCAAACCAGCGTTCCCCCCAATACTAGCCCTGCTCCACACATGAGTGTTGTAGCACAACAACCTGGGGATGACAGGGAAGTTGCAGGTGATCCCGATAGCAACCAGAGTGGCAATTATCAGGACATTGGTTTGGATAAAAGGTAG